A single region of the Bicyclus anynana chromosome 16, ilBicAnyn1.1, whole genome shotgun sequence genome encodes:
- the LOC112044142 gene encoding fasciclin-2 isoform X1, producing the protein MRSHRARAIGVAALAVLLATITGCSSQTLRIFPMPKQQTVAVGKSVVLTCQAEAPDTALVSQPQWRDPKGLIINEAAAGTRPEIYTEPMPAKQLQYLYISSITTAMAGNYTCEATYTNMPLSASVVLETFVAITWTNANENQYATKGKNYKIMCEVKAEPAPSVDWFKEGTSIVSGGRYVIHANGLLIINVQESDDATYTCRAVVIQTGELAERNIKLEVYTAPEMEERETKVEIKEGESASITCKARGKPPPTYSWIKASTRENLGTTARFGVDEIKGLLTFDRVEAGDYGKYICSAVNQAGHNETEIEVEVLVRPRIFELFNTTAAENTEGRLECKATGRPVPRISFRKLSNADRFLNGPNDDGRINIETTSRQTGDQMESSAVITVSRLNRTDDGLYECVAENEGGEARKNGHLTVQFRPSFEHMNNVPVWSWNAQPVNISCIAESIPNATIKWKFHDYDLVETPHVRIYGSGPISYVTITPIDASLYGTYKCIATNALGEAEHIIQMRQAFPPGAVVQARQDTITATSVSFNIVGPPEDMGPPIEAYTVQFKENGNFDWNLAMNRTWSANSLYIVENLRPMFTYDFRFAAINRVGVGSWGAPVTVIMPRRSPPEQPKWRESLSSESLIHGKYADRYELQWKIPADNGEPIDMYDVSYCPVLKVNGKWQVSAPSDCVTEELKSFEAISYEIRGLRPDTRYRMHVRAHNALGFSQPAQLYVQTALGVERSGFATPQLLSSGAIIGLALAGVFICLIIVDLLLLCFRRQGVIATLCGRRVKKHSDDEAKLGSLYGWRFPLPYCSTKPRAPPSPAPLPPPVKLVSTPTDEKEPLKDTGDDGMKRNSSVEFDGRRVYATSGGPIIGKNSAV; encoded by the exons GATGCTCATCTCAAACGCTGCGAATATTCCCAATGCCGAAGCAACAGACTGTGGCGGTGGGCAAGTCTGTGGTGCTGACTTGCCAGGCCGAGGCGCCCGACACCGCTCTAGTCTCGCAACCGCAGTGGCGAGACCCCAAAGGACTCATTATAAACGAAGCTGC AGCCGGCACCAGACCTGAGATCTACACGGAACCAATGCCTGCTAAACAACTCCAGTACCTCTACATATCGTCGATCACCACTGCAATGGCAGGCAATTACACGTGCGAAGCGACCTACACAAACATGCCCCTCAGTGCCAGTGTGGTTTTGGAAACTTTCG TTGCCATTACGTGGACAAACGCGAATGAAAACCAGTATGCGACAAAAgggaaaaattacaaaataatgtgtGAAGTAAAAGCCGAACCTGCACCATCTGTGGATTGGTTTAAAGAAGGAACTAGT ATTGTGTCTGGTGGTAGATATGTTATTCACGCTAATGGATTATTGATAATAAATGTTCAAGAAAGTGATGATGCTACTTACACATGTCGTGCTGTAGTTATACAAACTGGAGAGTTAGCGGAACGAAATATTAAACTTGAG gTTTACACGGCTCCAGAAATGGAAGAACGTGAAACGAAAGTAGAAATAAAAGAAGGCGAATCTGCATCCATCACATGCAAAGCTAGAGGGAAACCTCCACCGACGTATTCATGGATTAAAGCTTCTACACGGGAG AACTTAGGTACTACGGCACGCTTTGGAGTTGATGAAATCAAAGGGCTTCTAACTTTCGATAGAGTTGAAGCTGGAGATTACGGCAAATATATCTGCAGCGCTGTGAACCAAGCTGGTCACAACGAAACTGAAATAGAAGTCGAAGTTTTGGTTCGGCCGAGAATATTCGAGCTATTCAATACCACTGCAGCTGAAAATACGGAGGGAAGATTGGAGTGCAAAGCAACTGGACGCCCAGTACCTAGAATCAGTTTCAGAAAATTAAGCAATGCCGATCGATTCTTGAATGGCCCCAACGATGATGGACG aATTAACATAGAGACGACTAGTCGTCAAACAGGTGATCAAATGGAATCAAGTGCAGTCATAACAGTTTCACGATTGAATAGAACAGATGACGGATTATATGAATGTGTTGCTGAAAATGAag GTGGAGAAGCAAGAAAAAATGGTCATCTCACTGTACAATTCAGACCATCTTTCGAACATATGAACAACGTTCCAGTATGGAGTTGGAATGCACAGCCTGTCAATATCAGTTGTATTGCTGAAAGTATTCCTAATGCTACCATTAAATGGAA GTTCCATGATTACGATTTGGTTGAAACTCCACACGTCAGAATATACGGCTCAGGTCCCATAAGTTATGTGACAATAACACCTATTGATGCAAGTCTGTATGGTACATACAAATGTATCGCTACGAACGCCCTCGGTGAAGCGGAGCACATTATCCAAATGAGACAAGCCTTCCCTCCAGGAGCTGTGGTTCAA GCGAGACAAGATACTATTACGGCAACGTCTGTTTCATTCAATATAGTGGGCCCGCCTGAAGATATGGGTCCTCCAATAGAGGCGTATACAGTTCAATTTAAGGAAAACGGAAATTTTGATTGGAATCTCGCTATGAATCGAACGTGGTCTGCCAATTCCCTTTATATTGTTGAGAATTTGAGGCCGATGTTCACATATGACTTTAGATTCGCAGCTATTAATAGAGTCGGGGTTGGCAGTTGGGGCGCTCCGGTTACAGTTATTATGCCTAGAAG gtCACCGCCTGAACAACCAAAATGGAGAGAATCCCTTAGTTCAGAATCTCTTATACATGGGAAATATGCTGACAGATACGAATTGCAATGGAAAATACCTGCAGATAATGGCGAACCAATTGATATGTACGACGTTAGCTATTGTCcc GTTTTGAAAGTAAATGGAAAATGGCAAGTCTCTGCTCCATCTGATTGCGTGACGGAGGAACTGAAATCTTTCGAAGCGATCAGTTACGAAATTCGAGGACTACGACCAGATACTCGATACCGAATGCACGTCCGTGCTCACAACGCTCTTGGTTTCTCCCAACCCGCACAACTCTATGTCCAAACTGCTCTTG GTGTGGAACGTTCTGGGTTTGCCACCCCGCAACTTTTATCAAGTGGAGCTATAATTGGATTGGCACTGGCTGGCGTATTTATCTGTCTCATCATTGTCGATCTTCTTCTACTGTGCTTCAGGCGGCAAGGTGTTATTGCCACACTTTGCGGAAGACGGGTTAAGAAACATTCAGACGATGAAGCCAAATTGGGAAG TCTGTACGGTTGGCGCTTCCCGCTCCCTTATTGCAGCACGaagccgcgcgcgccgccctcCCCCGCGCCCCTGCCGCCGCCTGTCAAGCTCGTGTCAACTCCGAC AGATGAAAAGGAGCCTCTCAAGGATACTGGTGACGACGGCATGAAGAGAAATTCTTCAGTAGAATTCGACGGTCGCCGAGTTTACGCAACTAGCGGAGGTCCAATTATTGGAAAAAACTCGGCTGTTTGA
- the LOC112044142 gene encoding fasciclin-2 isoform X2, whose protein sequence is MRSHRARAIGVAALAVLLATITGCSSQTLRIFPMPKQQTVAVGKSVVLTCQAEAPDTALVSQPQWRDPKGLIINEAAAGTRPEIYTEPMPAKQLQYLYISSITTAMAGNYTCEATYTNMPLSASVVLETFVAITWTNANENQYATKGKNYKIMCEVKAEPAPSVDWFKEGTSIVSGGRYVIHANGLLIINVQESDDATYTCRAVVIQTGELAERNIKLEVYTAPEMEERETKVEIKEGESASITCKARGKPPPTYSWIKASTRENLGTTARFGVDEIKGLLTFDRVEAGDYGKYICSAVNQAGHNETEIEVEVLVRPRIFELFNTTAAENTEGRLECKATGRPVPRISFRKLSNADRFLNGPNDDGRINIETTSRQTGDQMESSAVITVSRLNRTDDGLYECVAENEGGEARKNGHLTVQFRPSFEHMNNVPVWSWNAQPVNISCIAESIPNATIKWKFHDYDLVETPHVRIYGSGPISYVTITPIDASLYGTYKCIATNALGEAEHIIQMRQAFPPGAVVQARQDTITATSVSFNIVGPPEDMGPPIEAYTVQFKENGNFDWNLAMNRTWSANSLYIVENLRPMFTYDFRFAAINRVGVGSWGAPVTVIMPRRSPPEQPKWRESLSSESLIHGKYADRYELQWKIPADNGEPIDMYDVSYCPVLKVNGKWQVSAPSDCVTEELKSFEAISYEIRGLRPDTRYRMHVRAHNALGFSQPAQLYVQTALGVERSGFATPQLLSSGAIIGLALAGVFICLIIVDLLLLCFRRQGVIATLCGRRVKKHSDDEAKLGSTKPRAPPSPAPLPPPVKLVSTPTDEKEPLKDTGDDGMKRNSSVEFDGRRVYATSGGPIIGKNSAV, encoded by the exons GATGCTCATCTCAAACGCTGCGAATATTCCCAATGCCGAAGCAACAGACTGTGGCGGTGGGCAAGTCTGTGGTGCTGACTTGCCAGGCCGAGGCGCCCGACACCGCTCTAGTCTCGCAACCGCAGTGGCGAGACCCCAAAGGACTCATTATAAACGAAGCTGC AGCCGGCACCAGACCTGAGATCTACACGGAACCAATGCCTGCTAAACAACTCCAGTACCTCTACATATCGTCGATCACCACTGCAATGGCAGGCAATTACACGTGCGAAGCGACCTACACAAACATGCCCCTCAGTGCCAGTGTGGTTTTGGAAACTTTCG TTGCCATTACGTGGACAAACGCGAATGAAAACCAGTATGCGACAAAAgggaaaaattacaaaataatgtgtGAAGTAAAAGCCGAACCTGCACCATCTGTGGATTGGTTTAAAGAAGGAACTAGT ATTGTGTCTGGTGGTAGATATGTTATTCACGCTAATGGATTATTGATAATAAATGTTCAAGAAAGTGATGATGCTACTTACACATGTCGTGCTGTAGTTATACAAACTGGAGAGTTAGCGGAACGAAATATTAAACTTGAG gTTTACACGGCTCCAGAAATGGAAGAACGTGAAACGAAAGTAGAAATAAAAGAAGGCGAATCTGCATCCATCACATGCAAAGCTAGAGGGAAACCTCCACCGACGTATTCATGGATTAAAGCTTCTACACGGGAG AACTTAGGTACTACGGCACGCTTTGGAGTTGATGAAATCAAAGGGCTTCTAACTTTCGATAGAGTTGAAGCTGGAGATTACGGCAAATATATCTGCAGCGCTGTGAACCAAGCTGGTCACAACGAAACTGAAATAGAAGTCGAAGTTTTGGTTCGGCCGAGAATATTCGAGCTATTCAATACCACTGCAGCTGAAAATACGGAGGGAAGATTGGAGTGCAAAGCAACTGGACGCCCAGTACCTAGAATCAGTTTCAGAAAATTAAGCAATGCCGATCGATTCTTGAATGGCCCCAACGATGATGGACG aATTAACATAGAGACGACTAGTCGTCAAACAGGTGATCAAATGGAATCAAGTGCAGTCATAACAGTTTCACGATTGAATAGAACAGATGACGGATTATATGAATGTGTTGCTGAAAATGAag GTGGAGAAGCAAGAAAAAATGGTCATCTCACTGTACAATTCAGACCATCTTTCGAACATATGAACAACGTTCCAGTATGGAGTTGGAATGCACAGCCTGTCAATATCAGTTGTATTGCTGAAAGTATTCCTAATGCTACCATTAAATGGAA GTTCCATGATTACGATTTGGTTGAAACTCCACACGTCAGAATATACGGCTCAGGTCCCATAAGTTATGTGACAATAACACCTATTGATGCAAGTCTGTATGGTACATACAAATGTATCGCTACGAACGCCCTCGGTGAAGCGGAGCACATTATCCAAATGAGACAAGCCTTCCCTCCAGGAGCTGTGGTTCAA GCGAGACAAGATACTATTACGGCAACGTCTGTTTCATTCAATATAGTGGGCCCGCCTGAAGATATGGGTCCTCCAATAGAGGCGTATACAGTTCAATTTAAGGAAAACGGAAATTTTGATTGGAATCTCGCTATGAATCGAACGTGGTCTGCCAATTCCCTTTATATTGTTGAGAATTTGAGGCCGATGTTCACATATGACTTTAGATTCGCAGCTATTAATAGAGTCGGGGTTGGCAGTTGGGGCGCTCCGGTTACAGTTATTATGCCTAGAAG gtCACCGCCTGAACAACCAAAATGGAGAGAATCCCTTAGTTCAGAATCTCTTATACATGGGAAATATGCTGACAGATACGAATTGCAATGGAAAATACCTGCAGATAATGGCGAACCAATTGATATGTACGACGTTAGCTATTGTCcc GTTTTGAAAGTAAATGGAAAATGGCAAGTCTCTGCTCCATCTGATTGCGTGACGGAGGAACTGAAATCTTTCGAAGCGATCAGTTACGAAATTCGAGGACTACGACCAGATACTCGATACCGAATGCACGTCCGTGCTCACAACGCTCTTGGTTTCTCCCAACCCGCACAACTCTATGTCCAAACTGCTCTTG GTGTGGAACGTTCTGGGTTTGCCACCCCGCAACTTTTATCAAGTGGAGCTATAATTGGATTGGCACTGGCTGGCGTATTTATCTGTCTCATCATTGTCGATCTTCTTCTACTGTGCTTCAGGCGGCAAGGTGTTATTGCCACACTTTGCGGAAGACGGGTTAAGAAACATTCAGACGATGAAGCCAAATTGGGAAG CACGaagccgcgcgcgccgccctcCCCCGCGCCCCTGCCGCCGCCTGTCAAGCTCGTGTCAACTCCGAC AGATGAAAAGGAGCCTCTCAAGGATACTGGTGACGACGGCATGAAGAGAAATTCTTCAGTAGAATTCGACGGTCGCCGAGTTTACGCAACTAGCGGAGGTCCAATTATTGGAAAAAACTCGGCTGTTTGA
- the LOC112044142 gene encoding fasciclin-2 isoform X3 produces the protein MRSHRARAIGVAALAVLLATITGCSSQTLRIFPMPKQQTVAVGKSVVLTCQAEAPDTALVSQPQWRDPKGLIINEAAAGTRPEIYTEPMPAKQLQYLYISSITTAMAGNYTCEATYTNMPLSASVVLETFVAITWTNANENQYATKGKNYKIMCEVKAEPAPSVDWFKEGTSIVSGGRYVIHANGLLIINVQESDDATYTCRAVVIQTGELAERNIKLEVYTAPEMEERETKVEIKEGESASITCKARGKPPPTYSWIKASTRENLGTTARFGVDEIKGLLTFDRVEAGDYGKYICSAVNQAGHNETEIEVEVLVRPRIFELFNTTAAENTEGRLECKATGRPVPRISFRKLSNADRFLNGPNDDGRINIETTSRQTGDQMESSAVITVSRLNRTDDGLYECVAENEGGEARKNGHLTVQFRPSFEHMNNVPVWSWNAQPVNISCIAESIPNATIKWKFHDYDLVETPHVRIYGSGPISYVTITPIDASLYGTYKCIATNALGEAEHIIQMRQAFPPGAVVQARQDTITATSVSFNIVGPPEDMGPPIEAYTVQFKENGNFDWNLAMNRTWSANSLYIVENLRPMFTYDFRFAAINRVGVGSWGAPVTVIMPRRSPPEQPKWRESLSSESLIHGKYADRYELQWKIPADNGEPIDMYDVSYCPVLKVNGKWQVSAPSDCVTEELKSFEAISYEIRGLRPDTRYRMHVRAHNALGFSQPAQLYVQTALGVERSGFATPQLLSSGAIIGLALAGVFICLIIVDLLLLCFRRQGVIATLCGRRVKKHSDDEAKLGRDEKEPLKDTGDDGMKRNSSVEFDGRRVYATSGGPIIGKNSAV, from the exons GATGCTCATCTCAAACGCTGCGAATATTCCCAATGCCGAAGCAACAGACTGTGGCGGTGGGCAAGTCTGTGGTGCTGACTTGCCAGGCCGAGGCGCCCGACACCGCTCTAGTCTCGCAACCGCAGTGGCGAGACCCCAAAGGACTCATTATAAACGAAGCTGC AGCCGGCACCAGACCTGAGATCTACACGGAACCAATGCCTGCTAAACAACTCCAGTACCTCTACATATCGTCGATCACCACTGCAATGGCAGGCAATTACACGTGCGAAGCGACCTACACAAACATGCCCCTCAGTGCCAGTGTGGTTTTGGAAACTTTCG TTGCCATTACGTGGACAAACGCGAATGAAAACCAGTATGCGACAAAAgggaaaaattacaaaataatgtgtGAAGTAAAAGCCGAACCTGCACCATCTGTGGATTGGTTTAAAGAAGGAACTAGT ATTGTGTCTGGTGGTAGATATGTTATTCACGCTAATGGATTATTGATAATAAATGTTCAAGAAAGTGATGATGCTACTTACACATGTCGTGCTGTAGTTATACAAACTGGAGAGTTAGCGGAACGAAATATTAAACTTGAG gTTTACACGGCTCCAGAAATGGAAGAACGTGAAACGAAAGTAGAAATAAAAGAAGGCGAATCTGCATCCATCACATGCAAAGCTAGAGGGAAACCTCCACCGACGTATTCATGGATTAAAGCTTCTACACGGGAG AACTTAGGTACTACGGCACGCTTTGGAGTTGATGAAATCAAAGGGCTTCTAACTTTCGATAGAGTTGAAGCTGGAGATTACGGCAAATATATCTGCAGCGCTGTGAACCAAGCTGGTCACAACGAAACTGAAATAGAAGTCGAAGTTTTGGTTCGGCCGAGAATATTCGAGCTATTCAATACCACTGCAGCTGAAAATACGGAGGGAAGATTGGAGTGCAAAGCAACTGGACGCCCAGTACCTAGAATCAGTTTCAGAAAATTAAGCAATGCCGATCGATTCTTGAATGGCCCCAACGATGATGGACG aATTAACATAGAGACGACTAGTCGTCAAACAGGTGATCAAATGGAATCAAGTGCAGTCATAACAGTTTCACGATTGAATAGAACAGATGACGGATTATATGAATGTGTTGCTGAAAATGAag GTGGAGAAGCAAGAAAAAATGGTCATCTCACTGTACAATTCAGACCATCTTTCGAACATATGAACAACGTTCCAGTATGGAGTTGGAATGCACAGCCTGTCAATATCAGTTGTATTGCTGAAAGTATTCCTAATGCTACCATTAAATGGAA GTTCCATGATTACGATTTGGTTGAAACTCCACACGTCAGAATATACGGCTCAGGTCCCATAAGTTATGTGACAATAACACCTATTGATGCAAGTCTGTATGGTACATACAAATGTATCGCTACGAACGCCCTCGGTGAAGCGGAGCACATTATCCAAATGAGACAAGCCTTCCCTCCAGGAGCTGTGGTTCAA GCGAGACAAGATACTATTACGGCAACGTCTGTTTCATTCAATATAGTGGGCCCGCCTGAAGATATGGGTCCTCCAATAGAGGCGTATACAGTTCAATTTAAGGAAAACGGAAATTTTGATTGGAATCTCGCTATGAATCGAACGTGGTCTGCCAATTCCCTTTATATTGTTGAGAATTTGAGGCCGATGTTCACATATGACTTTAGATTCGCAGCTATTAATAGAGTCGGGGTTGGCAGTTGGGGCGCTCCGGTTACAGTTATTATGCCTAGAAG gtCACCGCCTGAACAACCAAAATGGAGAGAATCCCTTAGTTCAGAATCTCTTATACATGGGAAATATGCTGACAGATACGAATTGCAATGGAAAATACCTGCAGATAATGGCGAACCAATTGATATGTACGACGTTAGCTATTGTCcc GTTTTGAAAGTAAATGGAAAATGGCAAGTCTCTGCTCCATCTGATTGCGTGACGGAGGAACTGAAATCTTTCGAAGCGATCAGTTACGAAATTCGAGGACTACGACCAGATACTCGATACCGAATGCACGTCCGTGCTCACAACGCTCTTGGTTTCTCCCAACCCGCACAACTCTATGTCCAAACTGCTCTTG GTGTGGAACGTTCTGGGTTTGCCACCCCGCAACTTTTATCAAGTGGAGCTATAATTGGATTGGCACTGGCTGGCGTATTTATCTGTCTCATCATTGTCGATCTTCTTCTACTGTGCTTCAGGCGGCAAGGTGTTATTGCCACACTTTGCGGAAGACGGGTTAAGAAACATTCAGACGATGAAGCCAAATTGGGAAG AGATGAAAAGGAGCCTCTCAAGGATACTGGTGACGACGGCATGAAGAGAAATTCTTCAGTAGAATTCGACGGTCGCCGAGTTTACGCAACTAGCGGAGGTCCAATTATTGGAAAAAACTCGGCTGTTTGA
- the LOC112044142 gene encoding fasciclin-2 isoform X4, producing MRSHRARAIGVAALAVLLATITGCSSQTLRIFPMPKQQTVAVGKSVVLTCQAEAPDTALVSQPQWRDPKGLIINEAAAGTRPEIYTEPMPAKQLQYLYISSITTAMAGNYTCEATYTNMPLSASVVLETFVAITWTNANENQYATKGKNYKIMCEVKAEPAPSVDWFKEGTSIVSGGRYVIHANGLLIINVQESDDATYTCRAVVIQTGELAERNIKLEVYTAPEMEERETKVEIKEGESASITCKARGKPPPTYSWIKASTRENLGTTARFGVDEIKGLLTFDRVEAGDYGKYICSAVNQAGHNETEIEVEVLVRPRIFELFNTTAAENTEGRLECKATGRPVPRISFRKLSNADRFLNGPNDDGRINIETTSRQTGDQMESSAVITVSRLNRTDDGLYECVAENEGGEARKNGHLTVQFRPSFEHMNNVPVWSWNAQPVNISCIAESIPNATIKWKFHDYDLVETPHVRIYGSGPISYVTITPIDASLYGTYKCIATNALGEAEHIIQMRQAFPPGAVVQARQDTITATSVSFNIVGPPEDMGPPIEAYTVQFKENGNFDWNLAMNRTWSANSLYIVENLRPMFTYDFRFAAINRVGVGSWGAPVTVIMPRRSPPEQPKWRESLSSESLIHGKYADRYELQWKIPADNGEPIDMYDVSYCPVLKVNGKWQVSAPSDCVTEELKSFEAISYEIRGLRPDTRYRMHVRAHNALGFSQPAQLYVQTALGNPSGSPSIFRWTHTSTDILVAMLIIYILK from the exons GATGCTCATCTCAAACGCTGCGAATATTCCCAATGCCGAAGCAACAGACTGTGGCGGTGGGCAAGTCTGTGGTGCTGACTTGCCAGGCCGAGGCGCCCGACACCGCTCTAGTCTCGCAACCGCAGTGGCGAGACCCCAAAGGACTCATTATAAACGAAGCTGC AGCCGGCACCAGACCTGAGATCTACACGGAACCAATGCCTGCTAAACAACTCCAGTACCTCTACATATCGTCGATCACCACTGCAATGGCAGGCAATTACACGTGCGAAGCGACCTACACAAACATGCCCCTCAGTGCCAGTGTGGTTTTGGAAACTTTCG TTGCCATTACGTGGACAAACGCGAATGAAAACCAGTATGCGACAAAAgggaaaaattacaaaataatgtgtGAAGTAAAAGCCGAACCTGCACCATCTGTGGATTGGTTTAAAGAAGGAACTAGT ATTGTGTCTGGTGGTAGATATGTTATTCACGCTAATGGATTATTGATAATAAATGTTCAAGAAAGTGATGATGCTACTTACACATGTCGTGCTGTAGTTATACAAACTGGAGAGTTAGCGGAACGAAATATTAAACTTGAG gTTTACACGGCTCCAGAAATGGAAGAACGTGAAACGAAAGTAGAAATAAAAGAAGGCGAATCTGCATCCATCACATGCAAAGCTAGAGGGAAACCTCCACCGACGTATTCATGGATTAAAGCTTCTACACGGGAG AACTTAGGTACTACGGCACGCTTTGGAGTTGATGAAATCAAAGGGCTTCTAACTTTCGATAGAGTTGAAGCTGGAGATTACGGCAAATATATCTGCAGCGCTGTGAACCAAGCTGGTCACAACGAAACTGAAATAGAAGTCGAAGTTTTGGTTCGGCCGAGAATATTCGAGCTATTCAATACCACTGCAGCTGAAAATACGGAGGGAAGATTGGAGTGCAAAGCAACTGGACGCCCAGTACCTAGAATCAGTTTCAGAAAATTAAGCAATGCCGATCGATTCTTGAATGGCCCCAACGATGATGGACG aATTAACATAGAGACGACTAGTCGTCAAACAGGTGATCAAATGGAATCAAGTGCAGTCATAACAGTTTCACGATTGAATAGAACAGATGACGGATTATATGAATGTGTTGCTGAAAATGAag GTGGAGAAGCAAGAAAAAATGGTCATCTCACTGTACAATTCAGACCATCTTTCGAACATATGAACAACGTTCCAGTATGGAGTTGGAATGCACAGCCTGTCAATATCAGTTGTATTGCTGAAAGTATTCCTAATGCTACCATTAAATGGAA GTTCCATGATTACGATTTGGTTGAAACTCCACACGTCAGAATATACGGCTCAGGTCCCATAAGTTATGTGACAATAACACCTATTGATGCAAGTCTGTATGGTACATACAAATGTATCGCTACGAACGCCCTCGGTGAAGCGGAGCACATTATCCAAATGAGACAAGCCTTCCCTCCAGGAGCTGTGGTTCAA GCGAGACAAGATACTATTACGGCAACGTCTGTTTCATTCAATATAGTGGGCCCGCCTGAAGATATGGGTCCTCCAATAGAGGCGTATACAGTTCAATTTAAGGAAAACGGAAATTTTGATTGGAATCTCGCTATGAATCGAACGTGGTCTGCCAATTCCCTTTATATTGTTGAGAATTTGAGGCCGATGTTCACATATGACTTTAGATTCGCAGCTATTAATAGAGTCGGGGTTGGCAGTTGGGGCGCTCCGGTTACAGTTATTATGCCTAGAAG gtCACCGCCTGAACAACCAAAATGGAGAGAATCCCTTAGTTCAGAATCTCTTATACATGGGAAATATGCTGACAGATACGAATTGCAATGGAAAATACCTGCAGATAATGGCGAACCAATTGATATGTACGACGTTAGCTATTGTCcc GTTTTGAAAGTAAATGGAAAATGGCAAGTCTCTGCTCCATCTGATTGCGTGACGGAGGAACTGAAATCTTTCGAAGCGATCAGTTACGAAATTCGAGGACTACGACCAGATACTCGATACCGAATGCACGTCCGTGCTCACAACGCTCTTGGTTTCTCCCAACCCGCACAACTCTATGTCCAAACTGCTCTTG gtaaTCCAAGTGGAAGTCCAAGCATTTTCCGATGGACTCACACTAGTACGGACATCTTAGTTGCAAtgcttattatatatattcttaaataa
- the LOC112052261 gene encoding uncharacterized protein LOC112052261, with amino-acid sequence MVSFDVESLFTNVPVEEVISLIKGFITDSKLPSAYLDLSEFCLKSGYFMWRGDYYSQIDGVAMGSPIAPVVANIFMEWVERELVDKMTYRPRFWLRYVDDVFAIVNRDDLAIIFQCLNSLHEKVHFTKEEEKEGGLPFLDVMVIRGSGGELHTTVYRKPTHTNRYLHASSHHHPSQISSVPRSLINRALSLCDPPYIECELRVVRQALENNGYSWRQSSRWAQTTTRRKPYCVNRSPVYLTYVKGVTDKISHYLQRRFDIVTRFRPPALVKSILRSPKDRDPLNVPGVYKIPCDCGRSYIGETRRNISTRVKEHIRSMKNVDTDGSAIAEHVLASGTTHYIRFDKASVLSREKFLVPRKIREAIEISRHPNFNRDHGWLLPTAWKPLFLSLSHTTNLEQDSISSVCLQEDESNEDDINEPS; translated from the exons ATGGTGAGTTTTGATGTGGAGTCCTTGTTTACGAATGTTCCTGTGGAAGaagtaatttcattaattaagggTTTCATAACGGATTCAAAACTACCATCGGCTTACTTGGATTTGAGTGAGTTTTGTCTTAAAAGTGGTTATTTTATGTGGCGAGGTGACTATTATAGCCAAATAGACGGTGTTGCCATGGGTTCGCCGATTGCACCTGTAGTGGCCAATATATTTATGGAGTGGGTGGAACGCGAGTTGGTCGATAAAATGACGTATAGACCGCGTTTTTGGCTGCGTTATGTGGATGATGTGTTTGCCATTGTAAACAGGGATGATTTGGCCATAATATTCCAGTGTCTCAACAGTCTACATGAGAAGGTTCATTTTACGAAAGAGGAAGAAAAAGAGGGCGGTCTGCCATTTTTAGACGTGATGGTGATCCGGGGGTCTGGTGGTGAATTACATACAACGGTGTACCGAAAACCGACTCACACCAACAGATATCTCCATGCGAGTTCGCACCACCATCCGTCGCAGATATCGTCGGTACCAAGAAGCCTCATAAATCGAGCCCTAAGTCTTTGTGACCCACCCTATATTGAGTGCGAACTAAGAGTGGTGAGACAGGCGCTGGAGAACAATGGCTATAGTTGGCGTCAGAGTTCCAGATGGGCACAAACAACAACTAGGCGGAAACCGTACTGTGTGAACCGGTCACCAGTGTACTTAACATATGTGAAGGGCGTGACGGACAAAATCAGCCACTACCTCCAACGGAGATTTGACATAGTGACGCGGTTTCGTCCACCTGCACTGGTGAAGAGTATACTGCGATCGCCTAAGGATAGGGATCCGCTGAACGTGCCCGGGGTGTACAAGATTCCGTGTGACTGTGGTAGATCatacatcggtgagactcgccgtaacatcTCCACAAGGGTAAAAGAACACATacggagcatgaagaatgtggacacggacggttcagcaatagccgagcatgttctagcttcggggacgactcattatatccgttttgataaggcttctgtattgtcaagggaaaagtttctagtacctcgtaagatacgtgaagcgatagaaattagtcgtcacccgaattttaatcgggatcatggatggttgctgcccacagcgtggaaaccgctatttctttcattgtcacatacaacaaacttggaacaagatagcattagttcggtttgcttacaagaagacgagtctaatgaagatgacattaatgaacc ctcatga